CACGGCCAGCTGCACCTTGGCCAGGCGCCGTTCCAGCTTTCCCACCTCCTCGAACGCCCGGCGGCGCTGCTCGTCGAGCTCCTTCACGTCATCCGGCATCTCTTCGAGCTGCCCGATACGCTGGCGGTAGTAGTTGCCGTCCACCTGCACCGTTTCCATCTGCGAGTCGAGCAGATCGAGCACGTGGCGGTAATGGTCGCCCAGTGGCCGCGCGCACGTGGGACAGATGCCGTCCTCGCCCAGATTGACGAGGGTCTCGCGCTGTTGCTTCAATTCCGTGTACTGCTGGCGCAGGGCCTGGATCTTGGTCTCGGCTTCCTGGCGGTCGCGCACCCACGCCGTGCGTTTGGCTTCGAGGGTGCCCTCGACCGTCTGGAGTTCCCTGCGTTTGCCCTCGAGTTCGACCGTCACTTCCTCTTCCAGGGCGGGCGAGGTGTCGACGCGCTCGAGGCGTTCACGCAGCCGGGTCAGCTCCTCGGTGAGCACCCGGTCGTTGTCGAGCAACGTCTGGCGTCGCCCCTCGGCACGGGACAGTTCCTCCATGGCCTGCAGGCGCTCGGCGAGGGCGGCAAGCGGGGCGAGCTCCACGGCGAGCCGTTCCAGTTCGCCGCGGGCATCGGCGATCTCGGCGGTCTCGCGGGCCAGCCGTTCGCCGTCCCGCAGCAGGTTGCCCGACTCGTTCTCGAGGACGCGTAGTTCACCGGCCACGCGCTGGACGGCGTCGCGCACGCGATGCATGGCGGTCCAGCGGGGTTCGAGTTCCGACGCCACGAGGCGCGCCGCCTCCGTGCGGGTGACCGCGTCGCGGGCGCGGGACGTGGCGGCGGTGAGGCGTTCGAGCGACTGCATGAGCATTCGCTCCACGCTCTCCGGGTCGGGCATGGCGCTCCGCAGGCCATTCAACTGCGCCGTGATCAGCCGCCGGCGCTCGCGCGCCATCTCCTGCGCCGCCCGCAGCCGGTCGTACCCGAGCACGCGCGACAGGAAGTGCTTGCGCTCGGTGGGCCCCATGGCGTTCATCACGCTCAGGTCCTTCTGGCCCGTGAAATACGTATTGAAGAATTCCTGCCGCGTCATGCGAAGCCGGCGGCGCAGGAAGTCGGTGACGCCGGTGACGGAATTGGCCACCGGGTCGTGGCCGCCGTCGAGGAACAGTTCGGCCGTGGTGAGGCCGCGTTCCACCCGGTAGCGGTGGCCGCCGAGGTCGAACTCGAGCGCCACCTTCACCGGAGCGCGGCCCGTGGCGCGAATGGTGCGCACGCCCTCCTTGTCGGTGCGCAGCGCGAGCGAACCGTACAGCGCCCAGCTGATCGCCTCGAGGATCGTGGACTTGCCGGCGCCGTTGGGCCCGATGATGCCGGTGAGCCCCGACTCGAACTCGATGCGCGTGTCGACGTGCTGGCGGAAGTTGGTGAGGTGCAGGGAACTGAGGCGCATCAGCCCTCGGCCTCCCCGGCCGCGACGAGTTCAGCGGCCGTCGCTTGGTCCAGATATTCGAACACACGCTCGATCAACTGCTCGCGGTCCACCCCCGGGGCGAGCTGGCGGCTGCGCAGGCGTTCGCGCACGAACTCGGCCAGCGACTGCGGATGACCGGGCGCCGCCTCGCCGCGGAGCGGCCGCGTATCGGGACGGAGGAGCTCGAGTTGAAAGTGGAACGCCCGCCGCTTGTACTCGCGCAGCGCCTGGTGGTCGAGGTCGTTGTTGATGTGGCGGGCGACGTCCCGCACGACCAGGCGGACGATCTTGTTGTCGATGCCGCCGGCGCAGCCGTCCACGGCCGCGCGAATGGCGCCGTCGAGTTCCGCGCCCGTCATGCCGCGGCCGCTGAAGCCGGCGAGTTCCGCCAGGACGCGCGACGGCGGAAGGGGGTGGAACGTGTGCACGCCCGTCTCGAGGTCGAATTCGATGAACCCCTTTCCGGGCAACCCCGCCTCGCGCTCCTCGGCCAATTCGCCCCACGTGTTGGCGCTGGTGTAGTCGATCGATCCGCTGTAGTAGGCATTGGGCGCCACCCGGCGGTGCACGTGGTAGTGACCCAGCGCCACGTACGACCACTGCGGGGCCCGCAGCTCCTCTTCAGTAATCTCATATGTGGCGCGGTCGGTCATCGCGGCGCGCCGCGGAATCACCCCGGCCACTTCGCCGTGGATGAGCAGCACGTTGCGCCGCGCCGCGGGGTCGGGGCTCAGATCCGGACGCTCGCCCGGCACGTCGGGCACGGCCAACACCGACACGCCGAGCGCCGGGAACGAGAGCCGCCGCGCCTCGAAGTCCACGATGTGCAGGTTCTCCTGCTCGAACAGACGGAGAATGCACCCGGTCTCGCTGGCGCGCGGAAGATCGTGATTGCCCGCCACGATCACGATCGGCACGCCGGGCAAAGCGTCCGCCAGCCGGTTGAACTGGTGAAACGCATGCAGGATGGCCGGGTTCGCCGGCCGCACGGTGTGAAACACGTCCCCCGCCACCACGATCAGATCGGGGTGGAGCGCGATCACGCGATCCACCACACGCTTGAAGGTGAGCGCGACGTCGGCCTCCCGCTGGTTGGCGCCGATGGGCGTCAATCGTTGATACTGGCGGTAGCCAAGGTGGAGATCCGACAGATGCACGACGCGCAAAACGGGTCTCGGGCGAGAGGGAATGGCCGCGGGCGAGGCGGCCAATGTCTAATCGCTAACCGCCGCTGTCCCGGTTGTCCATAGCGCGGCGACCGCCCGCGCCGCGCGACGAGGGGTCAGAACGGCGGCTCCTCGGGAGGCTCGTCGTCGCCGTACGGATTCGCCCCGCGCGGCACGCGAAGCCCGCGCGGCGGCCGGACCCGTGGCTGCTCCGCCGGCACGATCCGGCGGAACTGGGCGGCGAAGAATGCCTTCACGTCGTCGGGGCGGGTCCGGAGCGTCACGTCGCGCGCCCGGAGCACGTCGGCATCGTCGTGCGGCCCCACGACTTCCTGCACCCATCCCACCGTGATGCTGGGATCGAGTCTGCGCAACGCGCGCGCCACGGCCGCGTCGAGGGTCATCTCCTGAGCCTGGGGGAACCGCTCGGCCCCATCGCGCCCGCGCATCACGGCGGGCCGCGGAAAGCGCACGAAGATCGGCTGCGTGAAGTGGGGATGCCGTACCATCAACTGGCCCTTCTCCAACGTCGCCAGCTTGGTCCGCGTGGCCGGGCTCAGCACGGCGTACCCCGGCGTGGCCAGCTCGTCGCCGTCCATGCGGCCATACAGCGACGTCCCCGCATTGCCCACTACGCGGCGGTGCACCTGCGACCGGAACTGCTGCGCGCTGAACAGCACGAGTCCCAGGTACCGGCCCCGCTCGGCAATGTCGAGCAGCATCTTGCGCACATACGTGTCGGCGCCGTCGGCGGGCGCGTACTTGTTGAGCTCGTCCACGAACACCATTACGTGGTTCACACCCAGGTCACGCCGCTCGAGATGCTCCCGCAGCTTGGTCACCACGCGCGCGAACACCAGATCCTGCGCGTCCTCCTCCAGCCCGGCCACGTCCACCACGTAGACGGCGCGGTCGTCGAACGCGCCGAACGGGAGATCGCTCACCGTCCCCTCGTCGGTCACCAGGCCAGCGCACCGAGTGGAGATGTTGGACAGCCGGTTGCGCACCTTGCGGATCGTGGCCACGTGGTGCGTGCGCCAGTGTTCACCCCGGTTCTGCTGCTCCACCGTGCGCAGCAGATCGCGGAACCAGTCCTCCAGATCGGCGAACGACTGCACCCGGTGCGTCTTCGCGAATCCGTCGTCGGTGAACTCGCGGTCGAGCACCCGCTCGCGGATGAAGTCGATGAACGCGTCGGCCTTGGCGTCCACGTCGTCCTTGTTGAGCAGCACCTCGGCGTACTGCATCACCTCGCGAAGCCCCCAGGTGAGCGGGAACACGTTGCCGGCCAGCTGCTCATTGGAGCGCAGCGTGTTGAGCGTGAATCCCTTGGCCGTGTACGGCGCGAAGTATCTCACGTTCGGGAACGGCTCAGCCGGCACGTCGAGCGCCGCGTACAGCGCGCGATCGGCGTCGTCCAGCGCGCCCGGCTGGTCCAGGAAGCAGAGGTCGGGCCCCTTCACGTTGAAGCACACCGCCGCCACCGACCCCTTCTGCGCCGGGAAGTGCGCGAACGTGGACGCCAGCAGCCACTCGATGGCGCTGGTCTTGGTGGCGAGACCCGACACGCCGGTGATGTTGAGGTGCGCCGCCTCCGGACCCATCAGGAAGTCCGCGTCCAAATAGATCGGCGCCTCGATGCCGCCGGCCCGGTAGATCCCCACCGGGATTCCCGTGTCGGCGCCTTCGGCCAGGTAGCCGTCCATCCGCAGCGCCACGGCCACGTCGTGCCGGTCGGCCAGGAACACCTCGCCCATCGGCACCGGCTGGAGCGGCTCTTCGGGCACGTGCCGGAGCACCGCCGCCGTGTACAGCCGGATCTCGGCGCGGCGCGCGGCCGACAGCGACTCCGACGCCGGCGCGCCGTCGTGGCCCAGCACGTCGTGCAGCGGCGTCTGCAGATCGCTGTAGCTGAACCCCTCCACCACCACGCCGTAGATGCGCGGGATCACGCCGTTCACCGGGTCAGGGCCTTCCACGCGCACGATCGTCCCGAT
Above is a window of Gemmatimonadaceae bacterium DNA encoding:
- a CDS encoding SMC family ATPase yields the protein MRLSSLHLTNFRQHVDTRIEFESGLTGIIGPNGAGKSTILEAISWALYGSLALRTDKEGVRTIRATGRAPVKVALEFDLGGHRYRVERGLTTAELFLDGGHDPVANSVTGVTDFLRRRLRMTRQEFFNTYFTGQKDLSVMNAMGPTERKHFLSRVLGYDRLRAAQEMARERRRLITAQLNGLRSAMPDPESVERMLMQSLERLTAATSRARDAVTRTEAARLVASELEPRWTAMHRVRDAVQRVAGELRVLENESGNLLRDGERLARETAEIADARGELERLAVELAPLAALAERLQAMEELSRAEGRRQTLLDNDRVLTEELTRLRERLERVDTSPALEEEVTVELEGKRRELQTVEGTLEAKRTAWVRDRQEAETKIQALRQQYTELKQQRETLVNLGEDGICPTCARPLGDHYRHVLDLLDSQMETVQVDGNYYRQRIGQLEEMPDDVKELDEQRRRAFEEVGKLERRLAKVQLAVQEQTQLGRDIAEKEQRQATLQNDLAELPSGYDASAHQQALAERARLQPLDARATKLSALVEREAPVRQAATETAERLEGVSAKIAELTTERDGLQFSEESFDALRGRYEAAAAEFRAAELASVAAEGEAAAALQDDDRARAAQRELDAQRAKADALTADRRLHDELDDAFEDLRFRLNEQLRPEISALASTLITDLTDGRYTELELDDDYAICVLEDGIRKPAISGGEEDVANLVLRLAISQMIADRAGQPFSLLVLDEIFGSLDEVRRQNVVELLRRLHDRFEQVIVITHIESVREGLDRVITVRYDEEAGESRVRVERPGEAAETPEVVVAAGVGE
- a CDS encoding DNA repair exonuclease, which gives rise to MHLSDLHLGYRQYQRLTPIGANQREADVALTFKRVVDRVIALHPDLIVVAGDVFHTVRPANPAILHAFHQFNRLADALPGVPIVIVAGNHDLPRASETGCILRLFEQENLHIVDFEARRLSFPALGVSVLAVPDVPGERPDLSPDPAARRNVLLIHGEVAGVIPRRAAMTDRATYEITEEELRAPQWSYVALGHYHVHRRVAPNAYYSGSIDYTSANTWGELAEEREAGLPGKGFIEFDLETGVHTFHPLPPSRVLAELAGFSGRGMTGAELDGAIRAAVDGCAGGIDNKIVRLVVRDVARHINNDLDHQALREYKRRAFHFQLELLRPDTRPLRGEAAPGHPQSLAEFVRERLRSRQLAPGVDREQLIERVFEYLDQATAAELVAAGEAEG